The DNA sequence GTGTTCTGGCACGTGGGTGGGCAAGGGGCTTACTGAGTGGCCCATGGCCCTTGTCACAGGTCATCTACACCCTGTCTGCTCTGTCCTGGACCCCGATTGCCCAGAATAAGGGGATCATGTGAGTAACCATTTGAGCTGGCATCCCTGGGCTGACCTGGCTCCAGTCCTACCCCTCCTGCAAGCTCCTGTCCCTGGCCCCCAGGCCTCTGGCTCATACCATCCTGGCTCCCTCAGGCCCTTCCCCACTGAGGAGGAGACCGTGGGTGATGAAGACATCTACAGTGGCCTATCTGACCAGATCGAGTGAGTGTCTGGGACCACCACCCTGCCCTGGGGTTCTGAGGGGAcgtggccctgccctggggggtCTGAGGGGAcatggccctgccctgggggggTCTGAGGGGAcatggccctgccctggggggcCTGAGGGGACACGAGTTTGATCTGGGAGGGGTCTGAGGGGATATGGTTCTCACCTGGGGGTCTGAGGGGAcgtggccctgccctggggggtCTGAGGGGAcatggccctgccctgggggggTCTGAGAGGACATGGCCCTGCCCTGGGGTTCTGAGGGGAcatggccctgccctggggggtCTGAGGGGAcatggccctgccctggggggcCTGAGGGGACACGAGTTTGATCTGGGAGGGGTCTGAGGGGATATGGTTCTCACCTGGGGGTCTGACAGGAcatggccctgccctgggggggTCTGAGGGGACACAAGTTTGATCTGGGAGGGGTCTGAGGGGACATGACCCTGTCCTGGGGGGGTCTGAGGGGACATGGCCCtgtcctggggggggggtctgaggGGACATGGCCCTGTCCTGGGGGGTCTGAGGGGACGTGGCCCTGTCCTGGGGGGTCTGAGGGGACATGACTCTGCCCTGGGGGGCCTGAGGGGACACGAGTTTGATCTGGGAGGGGTCTGAGGGGATATGGTTCTCACCTGGGGGTCTGAGAGGAcatggccctgccctgggggggTCTGAGGGGACACGAGTTTGATCTGGGAGGGGTCTGAGGGGACATGACCCTGTCCTGGGGGGTCTGAGGGGACATGGCCCTGTCCTGGGGGGGGGTCTGAGGGGACATGGCCCTGTCCTGGGGGGTCTGAGGGGACGTGGCCCTGTCCTGGGGGGCCTGAGGGGAcatggccctgccctggggggtCTGAGGGGAcatggccctgccctgggggggTCTGAGGGGACACGAGTTTGATCTGGGAGGGGTCTGAGGGGAcatggccctgccctggggggtCTGAGGGGACATGGTTCTGCCCTGGGGGGCCTGAGGGGACACGAGTTTGATCTGGGAGGGGTCTGAGGGGTCCCTGGCCTGGGGGCTCTGGTGGCCCTAGCTGACCCCACACCCCGCAGCGACACGGTGGAAGAGGATGAGGACCTGTATGACTGTGTGGAGAACGAGGAGGCGGAGGGTGATGAGATCTACGAAGACCTCATGCGCTCCGCGGAGCCGGTGCCCATGCCGGTGCGTGGGGCGGAGCGTGGCGTCTGGGAGGCctcatggggggggggcgcggggggggcgCGCAGCCCCTGGCCCCCCAACACCGACCTGTGCTCCCCACTCTCAGCCCAAGATGACGGAGTATGACAAGCGGTGTTGCTGCCTGCGGGAGATCCAGCAGACGGAGGAGAAGTACACGGACACGCTGGGATCCATCCAACAGGTGTGGGGCTCCGACCCAGCCCCGGGGGGCGCATGCGCGGGTCCCAATCGGGCCTGGGGCTCCTCTGTGTccccattgttttgtttcttctctctctctgccgctggTTTTCTCTTTCACGCCATCTCCTGTCTTGATcggtctctccttccttcttcctcggTCTCCCTTTCCCTGGGTGTCCCTCTATCCCTGTCTGTATCTTTTCCTGTGTCCTCACCTCTGTCCACCTGTGTCTATTACTGTCTCTCCGAccttctattttcttccctttggccATTGCTTTTTCAACAGCTTTATCGAGATGAGCTCAAcgtaccatacaattcacccctTTAACGTggacaattcagtggtttttggtgtactcacaaggttgtgcaaccatcgccactgtttaattctagaacattttcgtcatccccccccaaagaaaccccGTACCCTTTAGCCATCACCCCCTACGCCCCCGTCCTTCTGCAGCCCCTGGAAACCgctaacctactttctgtctccgtGGATGTGTCTGTTCTGGGCATTTCACACACGTGGCATCCCACACGACGTGGCCCTCTGTGTCCGGTCCACTCACCGAGCGTCGTGTGTTCGGGGTCCGTCCACGTGTGCCAGTGTCGCTCCTCTTCGTGGCTGAGCGACATTCTGGTGGGTGGGTGGACCCCATCTTGTTATCGGTTCACCCATCGCTGGACGTTCGGGTTGGTCCCTCCTTTTCGACTGTTGCGAATAACGCTGGCGTGAACAGCCGTGAACAGGTGTTTGGGTGGCCGttgtgcctctctgcctctcagcctCTCTTTCTGTTGGtctctgattctgtctccttgtCCCCGGCTCCCTGGGCCTGGGCCGGAGGGAGGGGTCCTGCCCCCTTCATCCTGCTCTCCCCACTCCTGCAGCATTTCATGAAGCCCCTGCAACGGTTCCTCAAACCCCAAGACATTGAGATTATCTTCATCAACATCGAGGTGAGCTGGCCGGTCCCCAGCCCTCCCGGGCGTCTGTCCAGTGGGGACGACCTGCTGGCTCCACCTGTGCCTGGAGAGTGGGGGCTGGGAGTTGAGCACTGCAGGGTGGGCCTCCTGaaccccagcccccactccttCCTCCGAGTAGGACCTGCTTCGTGTGCACACTCTCTTCCTAAAGGAGATGAAGGAAGTCCTGGGCACCCCAGGTGCGCCCACCCTCTACCAGGTGTTCATCAAATACAAGGAGAGGTGAGACCCAGCCGGCCAGCCCAGACCCCCGGAAGTCACCCCGTCCTGCCCGCGCCGGGCATTTGGACGACCTTGCCCTCAGAGGCTACCGGACAGGCAGGGCTGTTCCCTCTCTGCTCATGGGCAAGGGAAGGGACTGCCCACTTGTAGGTCagtccccagctctgcctctgccGGGCCGTGTGGCACTGTAGACTCACCGAACCTCTCTGAGCATCTGCTGCCGCATCCGTAAAATCAACGTGGTGCAGAATGTACCTCCCAGGGTGAGGATGAAATAAACGAATGCCTAAAGAgcttggcacagggcctggcacacagtaggtgctccgTAAGTGCTGGTTAGATGAGTGAACATCGAGGAGACAATATGCCGAGTGCTAAGCGTGTCTTCTGCATCCTCTCCCTCCGGCGCTTCAGTGGCTCCACGTGGGAGGTGCCATTGTCGTGCCCCTTTTACAGACGGGGAGACCGAGGCTCAGACCATCTGGGAAGAGGCGGGGCCTGGACTGACACCCAGATTTGCCTGACCATGGTGCGGGCCACCATTACCCGGCCACCTGTCCTTCCCTCAGGTTCCTCGTCTACGGCCGCTACTGCAGCCAGGTGGAGTCCGCCAGCAAGCACCTGGACCATGTGGCCGCCGCCCGGGAGGATGTGCAAATGAAGCTGGAGGTGGGGCCCGGGCGCCATCTGGGGGGCTCTCTTACCCCTTCCCAGGCCCCAGGGCCAGTGGGGAGGAGACGGAGCTGGTGGTGCTACTTTCCGTCGCAGCCCGGCCAGGGTTTGGGGTGGGAGGTACTGACCAGCTGAGTGGGAGAAAGGGAGCAGGAAGAGGTGGGCAGGAGCCCTGAGCCCTGACCCCCCGCTGAACCCCGACTCTGGACTCAGTCCTGACCCTGAACTCAGCTCTGACTCCAGGCTAACCCCCAGTCCAGCCTGCGCTGAGTCCCAGCCTTGGCCGTGCCCCAAGTCTGGGCTGAGCCCCAACTCACACCGAGCCCCGATCCTGGGCTGAACAcccgccctcccctgccccggaACCAGTGTATCTACAGGGCAGAAATGAGGACAGACCACCTGCATGCACCGTCCATCCGGCCTCGTCGGTCTCCACTGTGGGGACCCTGCAGTCCTGTCCCcggctccctccccagctccactGCCTCAGGCAGTGTTTGCCAGCCTTCCAGGAAATTCTTCCTTcactatttccctgatgatgcttCAGGTTCTAGAAAAATCCACACCTGTCTCCACCTCATCGTgctcatctctttctctgaccccccCAGGAATGTTCTCAGCGAGCAAACAACGGGAGGTTCACCTTGCGGGACCTGCTGATGGTGCCCATGCAGCGGGTACTCAAGTATCACCTCCTTCTCCAGGTGCACAAGTGGGGGCCCCCAGGCAAGGgcttggtttgtctccctctccgtgTCACAGGCGTGGGGGCAGAGCTGTCTTCCCGGGGCCGGGGCCTGGCACcctctgggaggaaggaggaagctggCAGGGCCAGGCTTGTCTGGAGGGTCCCCAAGAGGAGAGGGCAGGCCCAGGTGATGTCTGTCTCCATGGGCTGTGCAGGAGCTGGTCAAACACACGCAGGACGTGATGGAGAAGGAGAACTTGAGGCAGGCCCTGGACGCCATGAGGGTGAGTGGTCACACACAGGCGTGTACACGTTCGAGGCAGGGCACACGGTCACACCCACAGGCAACCCCTCCTCTCATCAATGACCACACGCCCATGTGACCAGTGAGTGATTCCTAGCGTCTCGCCTGGGGACAGTACATGCGGGGATGCCCTTTCTACGCCTCCTGCCAGCCCCTGGTGGGGGCTGACCCCCTACGCCCAACCAGAGAGGGGATTGGCCAGGCTGggggccccaggctcacccctgccccacccccaggacctgGCACAGTGTGTGAATGAGGTCAAGCGGGACAACGAGACGTTACGGCAGATCACCAACTTCCAGCTGTCCATCGAGAACCTggtgagggggcagggcaggacgGGCCAGGGGTGTGGccgcgggggtggggtgggagggtgttTGGCCTCCCCCCGGGTGGCCCCTTGCCAGACCCTCTTCCTGCTGCGTAGGACCAGTCTCTGGCCCACTATGGCCGGCCCAAGATCGATGGGGAGCTCAAGATCACCTCAGTGGAGAGGCGCTCCAAGATGGACCGGTAAGCAGAGCCAACAGTTACAGGAAAGAGGCGGGGCGGGATTTCTAGTTACAGCAGGGGGTGGGGCCTAGGTGGGCGGGCCGGGCGGGAGTAGCGTGGACGTGTGGGTGCAGCCAAGACCAGCAGGTGCTGGGACCGGGAAGGATCTTAGGGCCGAGGTCAGGATGGGTAGGCCAATCCTGCAAGCTGGccacagaggaggagaagggcgGGAGTCCTAGACGGACAGCCGGGTGGGGCCAGGAAGGTGGAGCCGGTGGGGAGGAGCTGGCCGAGGGGAGCCAGACAGAGGCCCCTGACCCAAGTTGCTCTCAGGTACGCCTTCCTGCTCGACAAAGCTCTGCTCATCTGCAAGCGCCGAGGGGACTCCTACGACCTCAAGAATGTTGTGGATCTGCAAAGCTTCCAGGTTCGAGATGATTCCTCTGGAGAGCGAGAAAACAAGAAGGTGGGGCTCCGAAGCCAGATCTGGGGTCCCCAGTGCTGGGAGAGCTGAGGCTCTGCACTCGAGCTTTAGaatgcccgtgtgtgtgtgtgtgtgtgtgtgtgtgtgtgtgtgtaagacacGCGTGGTCTTAGATTTGTGCACGTATGTTTGGTTCTCCCAGGCAGACCCTTACAAGGGTGCCCGCGCCCAGTTTCtccgaggggcagagaggctgtTACGAGGCTGACCCTTTCCTCCCCACAGGGGTAGGGGTGAAGAGGGTGTGTGGTCCCATCCTCTGCAGACTGGGTGTCTTCATTCTGAACCCTGTTCCCTGCAGTGGACTCACATGTTTCTCCTGATCGAGGACCAAGGTTCCCAGGGCTATGAGCTGTTCTTTAAGACACGAGAACTGAAGAAGAAGTGGCTGGAGCAGTTCGAGATGGCCATGTGagacccccctcctcccccaccccctgtctcCAGAGGACTCTGCAGTGGACAGGGGCTGAGAGGCGGTTGTGCTCTGTTCCGTAGGGccactctgaacctcagcttccccatctgcgAAATGGGAAGCGTAGGCTTTTAATGCTGTCTGCATCCTCAGAATGTCAGTGTTCTGTGTGTGAGCTTCAGCCGCCACCCTGaacccctcttcctcctcctttttcttctttttcttctcctcctccccttcctccctctccccctcctcccactcctctccctccttctcttccttcttcttctccttccgtttatccttccccttccctttcctctcctcctcctccttcctctttttcttcttcacgtttgttttatttattttgagagagacagcaagagtgtgtgtgtgtgtgtgtgtgtgtgtgtgtgtgtgagggaggggcagagagagagagaaggagagagagaatcccaagcaggctctgcactgtcagcacagagcccgaagcggggctcagtctcacaaacggtgagatcgtgacctgagccgaaatcaagagtcgcatgctaacctgactgagccccccaggctccctttCTTCGTCTTCTTGAGATGAAGCTCACGTGACAAAAATTTCGCTATTTTAAAGTGTGTGATTCAATGGCATTTAGTGCCTCACGATATTGTGTAACCACCACCTCtaagttccaaaacattttcatccccccaaaaggaaaccctgcaCCCATGTAGTACTCAGTCCCCATttcccctgctcccagcccctggcaaccaccggtctgctctctgtctccacccaaatgcccatcagtggaGGGCTGGAGACATGGCTTCTGGTTTATGTAGCGTATCCAGTATGGCTGCCCCGATACATCCAAAGGGCAGCGCGTGTTGGTACTTCATTCCCTTGTGCGGCTGAATGCTGTTCCGTCACGGggaattctctcccctctccagctCCAACATCTACCCTGAGAACGCTACTGCCAATGGGCACGACTTCCAAATGTTCTCCTTTGAGGAGACCACGTCGTGCAAGGCTTGCCAGATGCTGCTGAGGTAGGGGTCTGGGGGGgatgggcctggggcctgggtgcaGTCAGCTCGTCCTCCTCAGAGGGGCTTCTCTGGCTGTCTGTCCCCTGGGTTGGGAGGTGGGAGGCTCTCCCTTGGGCCTCCgcttctgcatctctctcttgCCCTGAAGAGAACCCAAGGGCACCCTTCACGTTGTTGGCAAAATGATCGGCTGTGTCCAGTCAACATCACTGACGTCCCTTAATCTCCCCTTGGCATCCCAGAGGCACTTTCTATCAGGGTTACCGTTGTCATCGGTGCCGGGCACCTGCACACAAGGAGTGTCTGGGAAGGGTCCCTCCATGTGGCCGACATGGGCAAGGTACCAGTGGGAGAGACTGGGGCAGGTGGGCTTggtcctgtggggggggggggggtttccatGCTAACtatttccttccctgccccccataGATTTTTCAGGAACTATGAAGAAGGTAAGACCcccattctcctttctctgtatgaGAAATCATGGGGGATAAGGAAGGGTGACCCAGGAGACCCCAGCAGTGGGCATGGCCCTTTGCTGGGTGCTCACATAGGAGCTGAGGGGGCCCCAGGCTGGGCCTGGGGAGCCACACTTGCAGTCTTGCTGTCTCCCTCCAGGATAAGCCACATCGCCGACCTCAGGACAAAAAGCGGAATGACCTGGGTGAGTCTGAGGGGGGTGGGCGTTGTGTGGGGCAGGAGGAAGCCTGGTCTCTGCCCCAGATCTCAACAGTTATATTAACGATCACATAAGGTCCTGCTTGTAAAGCTGTGAGCCATTGGTTGCAGTCCTAGAAACCCGAAAGGAATTTAAAGATAACCaactgggggcgcccgggtggctcagtcggttgagcgtccgactttggctcaggtcatgatctcgcggttggtgggttcgagcccctcatcgggctctgtgccgacagctcagagcccggagcctgcttcggattctgtgtctctgcccctcccctgctcatgctgtctccctctctctctcaaaaataaataacattaaaaaaactttaaaaatgacccAAATTATTTACTTGCTTTGCTCAAACACTAGGAAGAGAAGGCATGGGGCAGTAGCCATCCTTGCAAAGGTGCTCTTTATCTTTCCGTCCAATTTCTCCTCTTCACCGcctctctttccttgctttccaACACGGCACGCCTCTGGTGGTCCTTACCTCCTCTCCTCTTGATTCTGTGCCACAGAATCTTATCATGATCTATAGTTTCAGCAGAGTGCCCTCCACTCGAGGATGGGGAAGTGGAGGGCACAGATTCATTTTAGCCCAATGGCAGGGGGGAAAGGCTGGACTCATTCCTATGTTGATGAATTTTGTGGCATCACAGCAGTGATGGGTGCCTTGTGTTCAATATCTACTGTATACGTGGTCACATCTGGGGCCTCTCATCCTCCAGAAGCTCTGAGACCAGTGGtgagggagagaatttcaagaCATTACCTTGTAGTGGGCGGACTAGAAGGTTCTCTGGCACATAGAACCTGGGGGACTTGACAGATCTGAGccttcagggaaggcttctcagaggaggagaCATTTAGGCAGACATTTGATGGATGAGAGGGTTaggcaggtggggaggagggcaggggtgttccaggcagagggaatggcaTGCGcaaaggctgggaggcagggaagcCAGGCAGCATTAAACACGTGAGAACAGTTTGGTGTGGCTGA is a window from the Leopardus geoffroyi isolate Oge1 chromosome A2, O.geoffroyi_Oge1_pat1.0, whole genome shotgun sequence genome containing:
- the VAV1 gene encoding proto-oncogene vav isoform X5 is translated as MELWRQCTHWLIQCRVLPPSHRVTWDGAQVCELAQALRDGVLLCQLLNNLLPHAINLREVNLRPQMSQFLCLKNIRTFLSTCCEKFGLKRSELFEAFDLFDVQDFGKVIYTLSALSWTPIAQNKGIMPFPTEEETVGDEDIYSGLSDQIDDTVEEDEDLYDCVENEEAEGDEIYEDLMRSAEPVPMPPKMTEYDKRCCCLREIQQTEEKYTDTLGSIQQHFMKPLQRFLKPQDIEIIFINIEDLLRVHTLFLKEMKEVLGTPGAPTLYQVFIKYKERFLVYGRYCSQVESASKHLDHVAAAREDVQMKLEECSQRANNGRFTLRDLLMVPMQRVLKYHLLLQELVKHTQDVMEKENLRQALDAMRDLAQCVNEVKRDNETLRQITNFQLSIENLDQSLAHYGRPKIDGELKITSVERRSKMDRYAFLLDKALLICKRRGDSYDLKNVVDLQSFQWTHMFLLIEDQGSQGYELFFKTRELKKKWLEQFEMAISNIYPENATANGHDFQMFSFEETTSCKACQMLLRGTFYQGYRCHRCRAPAHKECLGRVPPCGRHGQDFSGTMKKDKPHRRPQDKKRNDLGLPKMEVCQEYYGLPPPPGAIGPFLRLNPGDIVELTKAEAEQNWWEGRNTATNEVGWFPCNRVKPYVHGPPQDLTVHLWYAGPMERAGAESILTNRSDGTFLVRQRVKDSAEFAISIKYNVEVKHIKIMTAEGLYRITEKKAFRGLTELVEFYQQNSLKDCFKSLDTCLQFPFKEPERRAISKPPGRAGSTKYFGTAKARYDFCARDRSELSLKEGDIIKILNKKGQQGWWRGEIYGRVGWFPSNYVEEDYSEYC